From Actinomycetota bacterium:
CGACCGCGCTGCCCGGTGTGCCTCGACGACGACGTCGCCCCGAAGCCCGTCAGCGGCCGCGGCCGCATCGAGAGCTACACCCTCACCCACGCGCCGCCGCTCGGCGAGCGCACCAACGCCCCGACCGTGCACGTGCTCGTCGAACTCGACGAGCAGGCTGGCTTGCGCGTCGCCGCCACGCTCGAGGACGGCGATGGCCCGCCCCGCATCGGGGCGCGGGTCGAGGTGACCTACGACGACCGTGCTGGCTACACGCTGCCGCGTTTCCGCCTCGAGAAGGAGCACGACAAGTGAGCGATCCGACCGATCTCACCCCCCAGACCGACCACCCTCGCTTCGGCGACTTCGGCTTCCAGACCGTGGTCGACACGTTCCAGCCGCGCATGGCCGACATGCTCCCGTCGCAGACGCGGTTCGGGCTGCACCAGCAGGTGCAGTACCTCTACGGCGGGTTCCGGGATGCCGATGGCGTGTTCTACGCCATCGAGCGTAAGTTCGTGGGGCCGATGACGGGCGGGGCGTGGATCATGTCCGACGAGTCCGGCCACCTCGCGTTGCACCCGCGCGCGCTCAGCAGCGCGCGGGGCGAGTCGATCCGCGAGTTCACCCCCGACGGGCGGCGCTGGACCAACCACCTCATGCAGGAGATGGGGCAGAAGGTCGGGGCGGGCGGCGACGACCAGCCGCTCGAGCTGGTCATGACCGACGACGACATCACCTACTCCGAGGGCGAGCTGCTCGAGCTCACCGGGCCATGCCTCGGACCCGGCTTCCAGTACTACATGCCGATGCGCGACGAGCCGCTGTTCTACACCACCCACGCCTACTGGGTCCACGGCACGTTCCTGGGCAGGGAGGTCGACGGCTTCCTCGGCTTCGACCACGGCTACTGGGCGGCCGGGGCGGAGTGGAAGGAGTACCGCGTGTTCGAGGACCTCGAGCTGACCTGGGAGGTCTTCGGCAACCGCTTCGGCGAGACCATCGAGTGGGGCGTCATCGTCAAGGGCCGCCACGGCCTGGCCGCGGCGATCACGTTCGAGGACGGCGACGTCGTCGCCAAGGCCGACACGATGCCGACCAGCGTTGTGCTCGACGACGAGGACTACATCGCCAGCGTGACCTACGACATCGGGGGCGTCGGCTACGAGTTCACCGCCGAGGAGAAGGGCAAGATGCGCGAGTTCTCCGACGCAAGGTGGGGTGGGTACAAGTCGGTCTCGGGCATCACCCGCCGTGTCGGCGACGACCGTGAGCTCGACAACTGCTTCAGCTGGATCGAGTTCTTCCCCGACCGCATCCGTGAGGACGGCCTCGCCAAGTAGCCCAGCGTGTGCATCTGGACCCGGTAGCCGGGTCCATCTGCACCCACTGAAGTGGTGGCGATCCCAGCGTGTGCATCTGGACCCGGTAGCCGGGTCCACCTGCACCCACTGAAGTGGTGGCGATCCCAGCGTGTGCATCTGGACCCGGTAGCCGGGTCCACCTGCACCCACTGGGGTGGGTGGGGCGGGGTCAGCGGGAGCGAGGGAGGCCGAGGACGCGCTCGGCTAGCAGGTCGAGCAGGATCTCGTCGGTGCCGCCGGCGATGCGGGAGGCGGGGACACCGAGGAGGTAGGGGGCCCAGCCGAACGTGCCCCACGACCCGACGTCCGCCGCCAGCGCCGGCCCCGCAACACGTTGCGCGAGGTCCGCGACCGCGCGTTGGTTGCGTGCCAGCAGCAGCTTCGCCAGCGATAGCTCGGGGCCCGGGGCGTCACCGGCGGTGATCGCCTCCGACCCACGCGCCACGAGCAGTTCCATCGCCCGCACGCCCCGCGCCAGCGCCCCGAGCGACCTGAGGACGTGGTCGTCTCCTGCGTCGCCGAGTGCGGCCACCATCCGGGCGAGGTGCTCGACCGGAACCTGCCCGCTCGGTCCCGCCCCGAGCGTGGCCCGCTCGTTGGACAGCGTGGTGACCGCGACACGCCAGCCCTCGCCCGCCTCGCCCACGCGGTGGTCGTCGTCGACCGCCACCTCCTCGAGGAACACCTCGTTGAACGACGACCCGCCGGTCATCTGCCGCAGCGGCCGCACCTCGACGCCGGGCGCGCGCACGTCGATCAGCAACATCGTGAGCCCGGCGTGCTTGGGAGCATCGGGATCGCTGCGCGCCAGCACCAGCCCGATGTCCGCGAGGTGCGCCCCGGAGCTCCACACCTTCTGGCCGGTGAGCCGCCAGCTCGCCCCGTCGCGCGTCGCACGGGTGCGGACCGCCGCGAGGTCGGAGCCGGCGTCCGGTTCGGAGAACAGCTGGCACGCGATGACGTCACCCTGGTGCAGCGCGGTGAGGTAGCGGTCGCGGGCGAGGTCGGAGCCGTGGGCGAGGATGGTCGGGGCGATCATGCCCAACCCCACGACCAGCGGGCGCATGTCGGGCACCTCGAACCCCCGCTCGAGCTCCGCGAACGCGTGCTCGTACGCGAAGGGAAGCCCACGTCCGCCGTACTCCTCGGGGCCGCTGATCCACGCGTAGCCCGCCTCGAACCTGGTCCGCTGCCACGCTCGTGCCGCGGCGACGACGGTCTCCTCGTCATCCGGCTCGTACTCGTCGATGATGGTGACGCGGTCGTCGCCGATCCCCCACGCGTCCCGCCCATCCCGTCGCGGAGTCAGGTGCTCGGCGAGGAACCGGCGCGCCTCGGTGAGGAACGTGTCGAGGTCCAGGGATGGCTCCCAGGTCGCAAGTGATGGGCCGGACGCGAAGCAGGCGGCCCCGCGTCACAATCGTATAACTTATACAGCGGTTAGCGTGAGGGAGGGTCGAGTGGGGGAGTGGCGCCGCGCCGGCGACCGGCGGACCCTCGGCGACGTCGTCGTCGAGTCCGCGGAGCGCTGGGGCGACCGGCTCGCG
This genomic window contains:
- a CDS encoding acyl-CoA dehydrogenase family protein — protein: MDLDTFLTEARRFLAEHLTPRRDGRDAWGIGDDRVTIIDEYEPDDEETVVAAARAWQRTRFEAGYAWISGPEEYGGRGLPFAYEHAFAELERGFEVPDMRPLVVGLGMIAPTILAHGSDLARDRYLTALHQGDVIACQLFSEPDAGSDLAAVRTRATRDGASWRLTGQKVWSSGAHLADIGLVLARSDPDAPKHAGLTMLLIDVRAPGVEVRPLRQMTGGSSFNEVFLEEVAVDDDHRVGEAGEGWRVAVTTLSNERATLGAGPSGQVPVEHLARMVAALGDAGDDHVLRSLGALARGVRAMELLVARGSEAITAGDAPGPELSLAKLLLARNQRAVADLAQRVAGPALAADVGSWGTFGWAPYLLGVPASRIAGGTDEILLDLLAERVLGLPRSR
- a CDS encoding OB-fold domain-containing protein, encoding MNFPRPVEDEFAGSYWQGARDHRLLIERCRVCGFWIHYPRPRCPVCLDDDVAPKPVSGRGRIESYTLTHAPPLGERTNAPTVHVLVELDEQAGLRVAATLEDGDGPPRIGARVEVTYDDRAGYTLPRFRLEKEHDK